ACAGCCGTAGGCCCTGACCTCGCGGTGCAGTCGTACCTTGACGCCGGAGACGTCGGTGTAGCAGCGGGCCGTGCCGAGCTTCTGGTGCTCGGCGAGGACCGGGGCGACCTGGTCGGGCGGCACCGCGAGCACCGCGATGTCGGCCTGCCGCGGGGGACGCGCCGCGAATCCGGCCCCGCAGCGTTCGCCGGCCAGCGCCGCCTCGGGGTCGGCGTCGTCCAGGTAGGTGGTCACGCCGTGCCGTCGCAGTGCGAGCCCCACGGAGCAGCCGATCACCCCGGCGCCCACGATGACGACGCTGCGCATCCGTCTTCCTCTCCTCGGCCGGGACCCGGTCCCGGTCCCGCTGCCGCCCTCGCTTCCGCTCAGCCGAAGATCTTGACCGCCTGGTAGTAGGTCCAGGCGGTGCTGTTGCAGGCCGTGTTCTTCTCGCCGGTGTAGCCGGTGCAGACGCGCTTCATGTCCTCGTAGAAGGCGCTGTCGATGCGGCTCTTGTTGGCGTCGAACTGGCCGGCCGCCTTGTAGTTGCGGTAGCCGAAGTCGTGGCGCGCACAGGCGTTGTCGAAGGGGAAGCCGAAGGGGTTGTCCGGCGCCTGGGTGCACAGGTCGGTCGACCAGTCGAATCCGTAGGCGGCCCAGGCGGACTGGTTGCGGTTGGCCGCGAGCCACGCGTTCTGGCTGGACGCGCTGGTCTGCGTGAAGGAGGAGAGCACCTGCGGCTTGTCCGCGGGGGCCGCCTGGGCGGGGGCGGCGGCGATGCCGAGCGCGAGCGCCGAACCGAGGGCGGCGAGGGTGGTCCTGGTCTTCGTCGTGGTGCGCATGGGACGGCCTCCAAGGTGGGGTGAGGATGCGGCTCAACCACCTTGGCGAGACCCGCTATGGGCCCCTTATCGCACCGCTATCGCGCCCCGTCCGGACACGGCGAAGGTGACACGGCGAAGGGGCCGCACCCGGCTGGCGGAGTGCGGCCCCTTCCTCTTCCGTGGGGGGAGGAGTACGGGTGTCCTAGGCATCTCGGCGGCGCAGGACCGCGGCACCGGCGACGTAGGCGGCCAGCGCCCACAGCAGGAGGACCAGCAGGGCGGTTCCGCCGCCGTACGGGTCGCTGTCCTGGGTCAGCAGGACGGTGCCGGCGACGCTGGGCATGTAGTCGGAGGCGGTCTCCAGCCACTTGGCGCCCACGACGCCCATCAGTTGGGGCAGGGCGAGCAGCACCATGATGAGGGTCGTGATGGTGCCCGCGGCGCTGCGCAGGACGGTGCCGAGCCCGATCGCCATGACGGCGAGGAGGGCGAGGTAGACCCCGGCGCCGAGCGCGGTGCCGAACAACTGGCCGCCGGTGTAGTCGCCGTAGTCGCCCATCAGGGGTGCGGCCACCAGGGTGCCCAGCAGGCTGAAGACGAAGCCGGCGACGACCACGACCGCGGCGATCACCAGGGTCTTGGAGCGGAGCATCCGGCCACGCTTGGGCACGCTCTGGAGCGTGGTGCGGATGGAGCCGCTGGAGTACTCGCTGGTGAGGGCGAGGGTGGCGAGCACCACGATGGTCAGCTGGGAGATGAGGAATGCCTGCGAGGCGTGGTGCGGAGCGGGCATCGTGACGTCGACGCCCTTCTTCGCGCTGGCGTCGGCCGACGCGCCGACGATGGCGGCGAAGCCCACGGTGAGCACCAGGCCGACGACCAGGTTCCACCAAGTGGCCCGGACACTCCAGAACTTGGTCCATTCGAACGCGACGGCGCCCTTGAAGCCGCCGCCCTTCACTGGGCCCACGAGCTTGGGGACGGTTGTAGTAGTCATATCCAGTTACGCCTTCTGGTGGTCCGGGACTTCGGTGACCTGGGCGAGCGCGGGAGAGCCGTACTCCACGCTCGCGGCGGTGAGTTCCATGTACGCCTGTTCCAGGCTGGCCTTGCGCATGCTGAGTTCGTGGATGGGGACGCGGTGGTGGAAGGCCAGGTCGCCGATCTCCTCCAGGGTGCCGCCCACGACGAGGAGCTCGTCGGGCTCGGAGCCGGCGTTCGGCTCGACCCGCAGACCGAACTCCAGCAGCTCGCGCCTGAGCACGTCGGGCTGCGGGGTCCGGACCCGGACGGCGGTCAGCGAGCTGCCCGCGATGACCTCCTCGATCGGCGCGTCGGCGATGATCTTTCCGCGGCCGATGACCAGGAGGTGGTCGGCGGTCTCCTGCATCTCGCTCATCAGGTGACTGGAGACGAAGATCGTCCTGCCCTCGGCGGCCAGGGAGCGCATCAGCTCGCGGACCCAGCGCACACCGTCCGGGTCGAGGCCGTTGACCGGCTCGTCGAAGAGCAGCACCTTCGGGTCGCCCAGCAGGGCCGCGGCGATCCCGAGCCGCTGGCCCATGCCGAGGGAGAAGGAGCCGATGCGCTTCTTCGCCACCTCGGTCAGGCCGACGGTCTCCAG
The Streptomyces sp. NBC_01723 genome window above contains:
- a CDS encoding ABC transporter permease subunit, which codes for MTTTTVPKLVGPVKGGGFKGAVAFEWTKFWSVRATWWNLVVGLVLTVGFAAIVGASADASAKKGVDVTMPAPHHASQAFLISQLTIVVLATLALTSEYSSGSIRTTLQSVPKRGRMLRSKTLVIAAVVVVAGFVFSLLGTLVAAPLMGDYGDYTGGQLFGTALGAGVYLALLAVMAIGLGTVLRSAAGTITTLIMVLLALPQLMGVVGAKWLETASDYMPSVAGTVLLTQDSDPYGGGTALLVLLLWALAAYVAGAAVLRRRDA
- a CDS encoding ABC transporter ATP-binding protein is translated as MITLDRLTKRYGDKTAVSDLSFEINPGKVTGFLGPNGAGKSTTMRMIVGLDAPTSGRALVGGKRYEELRHPLREVGALLDARAGHPGRSAHQHLLGLARSNGIPASRVAEVLETVGLTEVAKKRIGSFSLGMGQRLGIAAALLGDPKVLLFDEPVNGLDPDGVRWVRELMRSLAAEGRTIFVSSHLMSEMQETADHLLVIGRGKIIADAPIEEVIAGSSLTAVRVRTPQPDVLRRELLEFGLRVEPNAGSEPDELLVVGGTLEEIGDLAFHHRVPIHELSMRKASLEQAYMELTAASVEYGSPALAQVTEVPDHQKA
- a CDS encoding phospholipase, whose translation is MRTTTKTRTTLAALGSALALGIAAAPAQAAPADKPQVLSSFTQTSASSQNAWLAANRNQSAWAAYGFDWSTDLCTQAPDNPFGFPFDNACARHDFGYRNYKAAGQFDANKSRIDSAFYEDMKRVCTGYTGEKNTACNSTAWTYYQAVKIFG